The Polyangium mundeleinium genome contains the following window.
ACGGCGCGCCTGTTGGCTCGGTCGAGCCGGAGGGCGGCTACGCGAGCAAGCTGCCGGATGACGACGACGTACCCAAGGAGATCGATCCCGATCTCTGCGCGGACCCCGCCGTGGTCGCGAAATTGCCCGGCATCGTCGTCGGCGTCTCGCTCTCGAAGACCTTGAAGCTCAGCCTCGGCGACTGCGTCACCGTCACGTCGCCGACGATCGGCTACTCGTACTCGGGCGGGTCGCTCAAGCCCCCCGTGGCCAAGCGGTTCCGCGTCATCGCGCTCTTCGAGGCCGGCTTCGATCAGTACGACTCGAAGCTCGTCTACACCGACCTCTACGAGGCGCAGACCTTCTACGACCAAGGCGACACCGTCACTGGCGTGGAGATGAAGGTCGACGACATCGACGAGGCCAAGCCCATCGCCAAGCAGATCAGCCAGAACCTCGCCAGCGGCCTCTACCACACGATGGACTGGGAGGAGCTGAACCACGGCCTGTTCACGGCGCTGCTCATCCAGCAGATCCTCATGAGCGGCGTGCTCGCGCTGATCATCGTCGTCGCCGCGTTCACCGTCGTGGCCACGCTGATCATGGTCGTGCTCGACAAGACGAAGGAGATCTCGGTCCTCAAGGCGATGGGCGCGAAGGACGGGGAGATTCTGCGCATCTTCCTCTACCAGGGCGGGATCATCGGCCTGCTCGGCACGACGTTCGGGCTCTTGCTCGGCGTGGCCGTCTGCAAGGGCCTGCTCGTCTACGGCTTCCCGCTCGATCCGAAGGTCTACTTCATCTCGGAGCTGCCCGTGCAGGTGCGGCCGCTCGAGTTCATCATCACGGGCGCCATCGCCATCGTGATCTGCCTCGTCGCCACGATCGTCCCGAGCCTCTACGCCGCCCGCCTCCGCCCCGCCGAGGGCTTCCGCGCTCAGTCGTGATCGGGTGACCCGCCCTCGTCGATCGGCAGCGTGAACGAGAACGTCGTCGTCTTGTCGGGCTCGCTCTCGACCATCATCCGACCGCCGTGCGCCTCCACGAGGCCGCGGCAGATGTAGAGGCCGAGTCCGAGCCCCTTGATCCGCGTCGCTCCCGCGCTCCCCCGCTGAAAGCGCGAGAAGAGCCGCGGCATGAGCTCGGGATCGATCCCCGGCCCCTCGTTGCACACACCCAGCACGACCTCCCCCGGCACGACCCGCAGCCGGAGCGCGATCGGCGTCCCGGGCCTGCCGTACTTCACCGCGTTCGAGACCAGGTTCTCCACCACCTGCTGGATGCGCGCCGGGTCGACGTGCACGAGCGGCATGTCCCGATCGATCGAGAGCCAGACGCGCGCGCGCGCCTCCTCGTCAGCCATGTCCTCGACGATCTGGCGCAAGAGCGCCGGCAGGTTCGTCGGGGTCCGGACAAGCTCGAGCTTGTGCGTGTCGAGGCGCGAGAGGTCCGAGAGATCGTCGGTCATGCGGATGAGCCGCTCGGCGCTCGCCCGGATCCGCTCGGCCTTGCGCTTCGTGTTCGGCTCGACGACGTAGCGGGCCAGGTGCGCCGCGGTCGCGAGGATCGTGGTCACGGGCTGCCGGAGGTCGTGCGCGACGATGGTCGTCCACTCTTCCCGCAGCCGTGAGAGCTCCTTGATCGCGGTGATGTCGCTGAAGAGGACCACCGCGCCGTGGATCAGACCGCTCTCGTCCCGCACGGGCGAGGCGTTGACGAGCGTGTGCATGCTCGTTCCGTTCGGCTGCCTCCGGATGAGCTCGCGGCCGACGACCACCTCGCCGCGCAGCGCGCGCTCGATGCTCAGATCGCCGGTCTCGACCGGCGTGCCGTCCGGGTACGTGACGGTGCTGCGCAGGGCGTCGAGGTTCGGGTTGGCGTCGACGAGGTTGCCGATGAGCAGATCCGCCATGCGGTTCTGCGTGACCCGCGGCGACGCCACGCCCTGCCAGAGCTGGATGCCGACCGGCGAGCTCTCGATGACGGCCCGGAGCCAGCGGCGCTCGTCCGCGAGGGCCCTGAGCAGCGCCTCGCGCTCGCGCTCCGCGCGGCGGAGGTCGGTGATGTCCTGCACGACCCCGAGTACGTTGAGCGGCCGCCCCGCCTCGTCCCGCGTGAGCATGGCCTCGACGTGCACGATCCGGAGCTCGCCGTCCGGCCGGACGACCCGGTGCTCGCACGAAAAAGGCTCGCCTTTCTCGACGAGCGAGCGGAAGCCGAGGAGGATCCGCATCCGATCCTCGGGGTGGAGCACGCCCGCGAGCGTCTGATGTGGCTCGGGGCCCGCGCGCGGCGGCAGGCCGAAGATGCGGTAGACCTCGTCCGACCAGCACGACTCCCCGGTCGCCGCGTCCCACTCCCAGTGGCCCACGTGCGCAACGGCCTGCGCCCGCGCGAGGCTCTCGCGGCTCCTCCGGAGCGCCTGCTCGGCGCGGCGCTGCTCGGTCACGTCCTGGAGCGTGCCGACGATCCGCACGGCCTTGCCCGCGGCGTCGCACTCGATGTCGGCCTCCTGGTGGAGGAGCCGCTCCTCGCCGTCCGGGCGGCGGATGTGGATGTCGACCGAGAAGCTCCGGCCGGTCTTCAGCGCCGCTTCGTAGGCCGCGCGCAGGCGCGCCTGCTCCTCGGGGCTCATCCGCGCCTCCAGGATCGCGTTCGCGTCCCGGAGCGTGCGCGGGGTGGGGGTGGGCTCGAGGCCGAGCAGGCGATAACACTCCTCCGACCAGCGGACCTCGTTGCCCCGGATGTCCCAGTCGATGCTGCCCACGCGCGCGACCCGCTGCGCGCGCGAAAGGCTCTCATGGTCGCGCCGGATTCGCTCCGCGGCGCGGTTCTGTTCCGTCACGTCCGAAAACCCCGCCACGTGGCAGCCGGGGACGACGTTCGCCCGCGCGTGATACGCGACGTCGATCGTACTGCCGTCGCCCCGGACGAGGGTGAAATGGCCGGATTGGATTCCTTCGACCAAGAACGTTCGCCAGAGCTCCTCGAACCGGGCATTGCCGTGGGCCGTCGTGATTTCGTGGATCGAGAGGTTCAGCATCTCCTCGCGGCTCCGGCCGAGCAGGCTGCAGGCCGCGGCATTCGCCTCGACGAAGCGGCCGTCGTCGTTCGCGACGAGGATGCTGCCCATCGCGACGTCGAAGAATCGTTGAAACGCGAATTGCCAGGCCTCGGCTTTGGCTTCGGCCTCGGCTTGTGCCTGCTTTTCCTCGAGCACGCTCGCCGCGAGGCCGGCCAGCGCTTCGAACGTGTCGCGGGTCCTGGGGCTGGTCGGTCGGGAAAAGCCCGCGACGAGCGCGCCGGTGCGTCCGCCGGGCAGGTCGACGGGCGCGGCGATGAAATGGCGCACGCCGCTCGCCGTGTGGGCCATGCGGACGTCCTCGGGTGCCGTGGGCGCTTTGGCGTCGGCGGCCTCGGTCGTGCCGTCGCGGACGACGCGAGCGACGAGGCTCGACGCGGTCAAGGGGATGCGGTGGAGCGGCTCGGGCCATTCCGGCGGGCCGCCTCGATGGGCGACGAGCTCGAGCGCGCGTCTCGCGTTCGGCAGGTAAAGCAGGAGAACATCGGCTTCGAGCGCGTGGAGCGCCGTGGTGTACAGGCGCTCGAAGGGCTTCGCCACGGATTCGCGTGTCCAGTCACGCGCGGCAGAGCCCTCCATGGCATGCGGCCCGGGGCCGGTGCCCATGCCCATCCCCATCCATGCTGGCCAGGTTGTTCCCCTCCACTTGCTCACGTGAGCGCCGCTGGTTTGCTGAACGAACCATGAAGCTAACACAAGCGGAATCGATCGAGAATGGCTCGTCGAGCCTGCGCGTGCCTCCGGTTTGCGCGGGACGCGGCCGAGCGCGGGCGTGCGACGTGCTGCGGACGGCGGCTTGGTGGCTTGGCGACGGGGCGCTTCAGCCGGGTCGGTTGTAATTTGTGTCTTCGAGGAGGATGACGTTCGTCTTCGAGCGGGTCTCGCCGACGTTCGTCACGTAGACGGCGGGCTTGTCCTGAACGGGACAGACCTTTTCGCAGGCGCCGCAGCCGATGCAGAGCGAGGGGTCGACGTGCGGGCGCTGCACGTGCACGGTGGTCATCCCGGGCTCCTTGCCGTCCTCGCCCGCCATGGGCAGGCGCTTCGGGATGTCGACCTCCTCGACCCAGATGGCCTTGGGCGAGGTGGGACAGAACTCTTCACAAACGATGCACGGCGTGGCCATGCCCCAGGGCAGGCAGCGGCCCTGATCGTAGAACGCGGTGCCGATCGAGACGGGCTTCTGGCCAATGCCGAGCTTCTGGTCCTCGGTGATCTTCTGGATTGCGCCGGTCGGACAAACTTGGCCGCAGAGCACGCAGGAGTGCTCACAATAACCGATGCGGGGGATGAGGATCGGCGTCCAGATGCCCTCGACGCCGGCCTCGAAGAACGCCGGGTGCAGGGCGTTGTTCGGGCAGACCTTCATGCATTCGGCGCAGCGGATGCAGCGCTCGAGGAACTCGCGCTCCTCGACCGAGCCGGGCGGGCGGATGACGCGGTGGTCGTAGTTCGCGTCGATGACGTCGGCGATGCGCATCGCCGGGATGACGACGGCGCCCGCCGCGGCCGAGGCAATGGCCGTGCGGCGGCCCGTGTCCGGCTTCGAGATCGTGCTCTTGCGGCTCGGGAGGAAGCGGAACTTGATCACGTCCTCCGGGCAGGCATTCTCGCAGTTCAGGCACATGTGGCACTCGTCCTGGCGCCACTTCACGCCCCCCTGTGGCGAATCCGCGCCCTGGCAATGCACGATGCACAAATTGCAATCGGTGCACTTCGCGTGGTCCTTCTCCATGCCGAAGAGCGCGAAGCGGGCGAAGACGCCGAGGAACGCGCCGAGCGGGCAGAGGACGCGGCACCAGAACCGCGGGATCACGCGGTTCATGAAGAGGATCGCGACGAGGAGGATCCCGATGAACCAGGTCTGGTGGAAATAAAACTGCTTCGATTGCCAGACGGTCTGCGCCAGGAAGTCCTGCGCGGCGTCGGTCGCGCCCTGCACGGGGCGCACGCCGGCCTGGCCCGCCGCGACGCTCGCGACGCCCATGATGTACTGGAGGGCCGGGACGACGCCGAGGCCGATCGCGCGGACGGCGACGCAGATCGGATCAAAGAGGCCGCCGATCGCGCTGCCGGCGACGCTCGCCGCGAGGAAGGCGTAGAGCAGGTAATACTTCACCTGCTGCCGCGGCGCGGTCTTGTTCGATTCGACGCGCTTGTTTCCGCGCAAATAACGGGAGGGGAAGATCCAGCCGAAGAAATGGTGCAGCGTGCCGAACGGGCAGATCCACCCGCAAAAGACGCGGCCGAAGACGAGCGTGACCGCGAGCAGGCCGACGGACCACGCGAGCCCGCGGTAGACCGTGTGCGTCGAGAGGAGCGTCATCGCCGCGACGAACGGGTCGGCGAGCAGATACGCCTCGACGGGCAGGGGCAAGCGCACCGCGGTCTCGGCGGACGCGAACGAGCCGCGGAATGCGGTCTGGAAGAGGAAATAAAGAAACAGCGAGAGAAAGCCGGCCTGCGAGACGCGACGCACCCAGACGAGGATGCGGATCGACAACCGCGCCTCGATGCCCGAGCCGGGGCGCCCTTTCACCTTGGCGGGCTTGGTGGGCTTGGCAGGCGGGGCCTTGGTCGTTCCGACGACAGCGGGAGCGGCCATGGTCAGACCTCCACCCAGGGCACGTCTTTCCAGTGCATGGTGCCGAGCCCGCGCTCGTGGGCCATGCGCAGGTACGGGATCTCCTCGGGCGTACGGCCGACGAGCTGGCATCCGTACGCGTCGACGGCGACCTGATCGGTCGAGGCGAGCAGCATGCGCATCTCCTTCGCGTCGGCGATGTTGCCGCCCTGGGGGCCGTTGCGCACGAGGACACGCCAGGCGTCGACGATCGTGAGCGTTGGCTGCATGAAGGTGGCGAGATCCGCGATGGAGACGTCGATGTTCTGGTGGAGCCGGTTGCGGCGCCCGCCGAGCGAGCCGTACCAGTTCTTCATCGCCGCCGTGTACTTCGAGAGGTTGTGGTGCTTGGCGATGGGGACGTTGATGACCTTGTCCGCGTTGATGAGCGGCGTGTAGACCGGCCACTCGTCGAGGACCTCGCCCTTGAGGCGCATGCCGCGGAAGCGGTGCGCCGCGGGGAGCACGACTTCGGCGCCGACGTCGTACGCCGCCTTCCAGATGCCGGAGCGCTGAAAACAGCGGTTCGGCTCGTTGCACGAGGCGTCCGTGACGACGACGCGCTTGGCGCCCGCGTCGTAGGCGAGCTTGACCACCTCGGCGACGACCCGCGGGTTCGTGTTCGCCGCGTGGATCGGGGTGCGATCCCAGCCGATGTTCGGCTTCACGACGACGATGTCGCCGCGCGAGATGAAGCGGTTCATGCCGCCGAGCGCTGCGATCGCCTTGCGCACGAGCGCCTCGGGCTCGGCCTCGTTCTTCGCGATGACGAGCGTCGGCAGCTTCGCCAGCGCGTCCTTGAGCCGATAATCCCGCGTCTGCGGCCGATCCTTCGAGGGACCCTCCGTGATCGAGCCGCGATCGAAGCGCATCTTCGCGAGGGCCCCGGCCCCGCCGAGCACGAGCCCCACAGCGGCGAGGCGCTCGATCATCTCACGGCGCGAAATGTTACGCATCGGAAGCTTTCCTACGGATAGCAAGGCCGCGCCGGTGGAACAAGCGCGCCGCGCTGCGGAGAAGCTAGTGGGCAGGGGAGGGGTCGTCGACGAGGATCGACCGCGCAAACGGGGGGGCTACGGGGTCGGCGGCGCGGGTGGAGGCGGCGGAGGCGGCGGAGGCGGCGGAGGCGGCGGAGGCGGTGGAGGGGGAGGGGGCGGGCCCACGGAGGCGAGCGACGTGAGGGCGGGCGGAGGCGAGACGGACGCGGAGGCCGCGGGGAGCGTCGCGCCGGACCCGGAGGGCTTCATCTCGGCGCGGAGTTTTTCCCGTTCGTCGCTACACGCCTTCTGCTCGGCGACTCCGCGATCCCGCTCCTCGGTGAGCTTCTTCAGCTCCTCGGCTCTCTTCTCGGCGAGGGCCTTTTGTTCATCGCGCTCGTTTCCCAGGGCGACGCGCTGTTTGTCCCACTCGGCCTCGCGGCGCTTCCACTCGGTCTCGGCCTTCTCGGTAGTCTCCTCGCACGTCTGCAGGCGCGCCGCGCCCTGGTCGCGGAGCTTCTTGATCTCGATGGCGCAGTCGAGCTCGCTGCCCGACTCGCAGAGCTTCATCTGCGCGTCGAGCTGCTCGTCGCAGAGCTTTTTGTCCTTGCCCCAGGACGCCTTGCACTTGTCGACGTCCGACATCGCCGTCTTGTAGGAGGCGTTGCAGATCTCGATCTGATCGAATCGCCGTGCGCCTTCGGCCCGCGCGCGTTCGAGCTCGGTCGCGAGCTTGAAGGTCTCCCGTTTGGAGAAGGCGACGACGGCGCCCGCGGCGGCGAGAAGCAGGAGCGCGCCCGCCGACACGCGGAAGGCCTGGAGCGCGGCGCGTTGCTTCTGCCGTTGCCGCTCCTCGGCGCGGGTGATCGCGCGCTCCGGTTCGAGCAAGACGTCGAGCTCCTCGGCGAGCTCGCTCATCGCCGGCCGCTCGCGCGGATCGTGCGAGAGCCACCGCGTGAGCGCCCGATCGATCATGCCACGCGCTTCGCCGCGCACCTCGGGGAGCGCGCCCTCGGGCAGCGGGTGTTTCGCGCGGACGTCGAGCGCCCGTTCGAGGTCGTCCATCGTGTTCGCCGAGGCGCCGGGGTAGCGGTCCTCGCCGACGAGCGAGACGAGCAGCGTCGCAGCGAGGCAATACGTGTCCATCTTCTCGCTGATGGGCAGATCCCCGGGGTTGCCCTTCATCGCGGCGAGCTGCTCCGGCGAGGCGTAGAGCGCCGTGCCCGCGACGAACGTGCCCTCACGCTCCGCCGCGACGCCGAGGTCGAGCAAGATCGGGTGCACGCGCCCGCCGAACGTGGCCAGGAAGATGTTGTCCGGCTTGATGTCCTGATGCCGGAGGCCCGCGGCGTGCAGCGCTTCGAGGCCGCGGGCGATCGCGAGGACGACGTCGTGGGCCTCGCGCAGGCCGAGGGGCCCGCGTTCGAGCCGCTCGGCGAGGGTCTCGCCGCGGTAGACGGGCATCGTCAGCCACACGTACTCGGGCGTCGTGCCGTGGTCCTTCATCTGGACGACGTTCGGGTGGCCGACCGTCGCCAGCATGACGAGCTCGCGCTCGACGTTGCGCCCGGCGAAGTGCGATCGCGGCAGGATCTTCAGCGCGACCTGGTGCTCGGGGACGTCCTCGCGCTGGGCGACGTAGACCTTGCCGAACATGCCGGCGCCGAGCAGGCGCTTCAGGCGGTAGACGCCGCCCACGACGTCGTCGATGGTCGGCATGATGACCACCGAGGGCGGGCTCGCGCTCTCGTGCGGGAGGGCGCCGGCGCGCTGGGAGTCGTCCACGACGGTCACGGCGTAGGCGTGCACGGTGACGGTGGCGCGGAGGTTCGAGCTCTTCACGGCGAGAACGAGCGTACCGCGATGCCTCCCCGCGCCGCGAGAAAGCAGCAGTGCGCCCCGCGCTGGCTCGGCGCGTGCAAGCCCCTCGGGCAGGCCCTGGCCGCCGAGCAAGGAGGTGCCGCTCGGGGGGAGCTCTCCCCGGTTGCGTGACTCGGGGTGAGCCTGCAACCTGCGCTCCCCAGGGAAAAGGAGCATCCATGACGACGGGAGCGAACGAGAAACTGCTGGTCCCCATCGACTTCGAAGCCGCCTCGGCCAAGGCGCTCGCGCTGGCGAAGGATCTCGCCGCGCGCCTCGGAGGCCAGGTCGTGCTGGTGCACGCCTACCAGCTCCCGGTCTACACGTACCCGGGCCTCGAACCGACGCTTCTCCCCGGTTTCCACACGGAGGTGGCCGCGGCGGCGCAACGCGCGGTGGAGCAACTCGCGCAGCAGGAAGGCGTGTCCGCGGTGTTGCGCCAGGGCGATCCCGCGACGGAGGTGCTCGCGGCAGCGGAGGAGCTCGGCGCGACGATGATCGTCATGGGCACACACGGGCGCACCGGCGTCGCACACCTGATCCTCGGCAGCGTGGCGGAGAAGATCGTGCGCAAGAGCTCGGTCCCCGTGGTGACGGTGCGGGCGGACTGAACGATCCCGGGGGGGGTTCGGATGCCGCAGTACCGTGTCGCTGATCTCGGCCTCTTGCCGAACGTCCTCAGCGCGTTGCGCCTGCCGCTCGCGGTGGTCTTCCCGTTCGTCGTCGACGACGTACGGGCCGCGCTCGCCGTGCTGTTCGCGGCCGCGCTGACGGACGTGCTCGACGGGTGGCTCGCGCGGCGTCGGGGGCAGCTCACGGCCGTGGGGGCGGTCGTGGATCCGATCGCGGACAAGGTCTTCGCGGTGACCGTGGTGGTCACGTTGCTCTACACCCGGCGCATGCCCGCGTGGGCGCCCCTGGCCTTGCTCTCGCGCGAGATCCTGGAAGCGCCGCTGCTCGCGTGGGTGCTCGTGAGCCGGAGGTTCCGCGGGGCGCGGCGGGCGGGGGCGCGGGCGAACGTGCCTGGCAAGCTCGCGACGTGCGTGCAGTTCGTCGCGGTGGTCACGGCGATCACGGCGCCTCATCTCGTGGAGGGCGCGCTCGTCGCGTCGGCGTGCGTGGGGACCTTGGCGGGTGTGTCGTACTGGACGCGCGAAATCGAGCGGGCGCGGAGGCTCGCGGGCGGGTCGCCGCGCGGCACCTGAGGCGCACGAGCCCCTTCGCGCGCGACGTGTGCCCATGTAGTGTGGCTGTCGCGCTCCGAAGGCTTCCTCGACCAGGACGAACGATGCGACCGAAAGCGATCTTCGCGCTCTCCAGCGTGATCCTCGGGCTCTTGCCGGCTTGTTCCGCGGGCGCGCAAGCGCGCTCCTACGCGGCGCCCGCGCGATCGATGGGCGACATGAGCATGGCCGTCGCCCGGGAGGAGTCCAACGAGGATGCGCTCACGGCGAGCGGCGGCGAGGAAGATGGGATCTCGCTCGCGAGCACGCCGGGAGGAGGCCTCGCGCTCGGCCTGCATCTGGCGGAAGGAAACGCGGCGCCCGCACCGCCTCCGCCGCCGCCGGCGGGATCCAAGAAGGACCAGGCGCCCCCGAAGGAGGCGCCCGGCACGCAGACGGCGCCGAGCAGCGAGCCGACGGGCAAGAAGCTCGAAGGCGACGGCACGGTGGCCGTGATGCGCGCGCCGATGCTCGTCTACACGGCCCGCGTGAACATGGCCGTCTACGAGGTGAAGAGCTCGCTCGGCGAGGTCGAGTCGCTCGCGCGGAGCCTCGGTGGCTTCCTCGCGCGGAGGAACGATCAGTCGATCACGATCCGCGTGCCGGCCACCCGCTTCGACGAGGCGATCCGGCGTATCGAGAAGCTCGGCGACATGCTTTCGCGCGACGTGCAGGTCGAGGACGTGACCGAGGAGTTCCACGACACCGAGATCCGCCTGAAGAACGCGCGCGCCGTGCGCGAGCGGCTGGAGCAGCTCCTCGCGAAGGCGACGAAGGTCGAGGAGTCGATCCAGATCGAGAAGGAGCTCGAGCGCGTCGCCGAGACCATCGACCGGCTCGAAGGGCGCATGAAGTTCCTGCGTGATCGCGCGGCGTTCTCGACCATCACCGTGACGTTCCAGCCGCAGAGCTCGGCCGAGCTCGGCAAGCGTCGCTTCAACCTGCCCGTGCCCTGGATTTACGAGCTTGGCCTCGGCCGGCTGCTCAGCCTGTGACGGAGTGTTGCGTGCGATCCCGATTTGACTCCATCGCTCTGCTTGCCCTGCTCTTCGTCTCGGCCTGCCGCCCCTTCGAGCCGGCCACGCCGCCCGGGTTCGTCGAGCTCGAAGATCGGTACGGCCGCGCCGAGTACCGCGCCACGACGGCCGACGGCGTGGTGATCGGCATCCGCGCGTTCGACAACGATCCCAAGGGCGAGCGCGCCTTCTGGGTGCGCGCCGTCGAGAACCGCACGCGCGACATGGGGGGGTACGCGCTCCTCGAAAAACGCGAGGTCAAGGATCGCGCCGGCCTCACGGGGACGCAGCTCCGCTTCGGTCACGACGAGGGCGACGAGCCGTACCTCTATTACCTGACGATCTTCGTGACCGACGATCGCGTGTTCATCCTCGAAGCGGGCGGGGCGCGGCCGCAGATGCAGCGGCTCGCCGAGCAGATCGACTGGTCGGTGAAGAATTTCCTCCATCACTGACGCCGTCGCTCGGCCCGTCCGCGCGGAGCCCCCGCGCTCGCGACGCGTCTTGCTTGCGCTCGGCCCCTTTGCTACCCCGCGTCTGGTGCGTCACCTCCTCTCG
Protein-coding sequences here:
- a CDS encoding ABC transporter permease codes for the protein MGYPLEVALRYLGSKKRAFISVGTAFAILGVTLGVAALATVMSVTGGFQAQFREKVLGVNAHVLVLKYSTDFREYRSIMEQVAKVPGVRAVAPFSINPMMLTHGDATATGVLLKGVDPATSLGVGMPEGSPYVLDLPKQVKKGSLDGLRLPGAKPPERRSGGPELPPVPVLQDKRALDADAGADGGGGTQGLLRAIEEDLRKAEKAPAPDKEKLEPSGGGIEEILAIEAGKFSGSDKGEADKPADDKVAAADDLADAGVADGAPVGSVEPEGGYASKLPDDDDVPKEIDPDLCADPAVVAKLPGIVVGVSLSKTLKLSLGDCVTVTSPTIGYSYSGGSLKPPVAKRFRVIALFEAGFDQYDSKLVYTDLYEAQTFYDQGDTVTGVEMKVDDIDEAKPIAKQISQNLASGLYHTMDWEELNHGLFTALLIQQILMSGVLALIIVVAAFTVVATLIMVVLDKTKEISVLKAMGAKDGEILRIFLYQGGIIGLLGTTFGLLLGVAVCKGLLVYGFPLDPKVYFISELPVQVRPLEFIITGAIAIVICLVATIVPSLYAARLRPAEGFRAQS
- a CDS encoding PAS domain-containing sensor histidine kinase, with the protein product MGTGPGPHAMEGSAARDWTRESVAKPFERLYTTALHALEADVLLLYLPNARRALELVAHRGGPPEWPEPLHRIPLTASSLVARVVRDGTTEAADAKAPTAPEDVRMAHTASGVRHFIAAPVDLPGGRTGALVAGFSRPTSPRTRDTFEALAGLAASVLEEKQAQAEAEAKAEAWQFAFQRFFDVAMGSILVANDDGRFVEANAAACSLLGRSREEMLNLSIHEITTAHGNARFEELWRTFLVEGIQSGHFTLVRGDGSTIDVAYHARANVVPGCHVAGFSDVTEQNRAAERIRRDHESLSRAQRVARVGSIDWDIRGNEVRWSEECYRLLGLEPTPTPRTLRDANAILEARMSPEEQARLRAAYEAALKTGRSFSVDIHIRRPDGEERLLHQEADIECDAAGKAVRIVGTLQDVTEQRRAEQALRRSRESLARAQAVAHVGHWEWDAATGESCWSDEVYRIFGLPPRAGPEPHQTLAGVLHPEDRMRILLGFRSLVEKGEPFSCEHRVVRPDGELRIVHVEAMLTRDEAGRPLNVLGVVQDITDLRRAEREREALLRALADERRWLRAVIESSPVGIQLWQGVASPRVTQNRMADLLIGNLVDANPNLDALRSTVTYPDGTPVETGDLSIERALRGEVVVGRELIRRQPNGTSMHTLVNASPVRDESGLIHGAVVLFSDITAIKELSRLREEWTTIVAHDLRQPVTTILATAAHLARYVVEPNTKRKAERIRASAERLIRMTDDLSDLSRLDTHKLELVRTPTNLPALLRQIVEDMADEEARARVWLSIDRDMPLVHVDPARIQQVVENLVSNAVKYGRPGTPIALRLRVVPGEVVLGVCNEGPGIDPELMPRLFSRFQRGSAGATRIKGLGLGLYICRGLVEAHGGRMMVESEPDKTTTFSFTLPIDEGGSPDHD
- a CDS encoding 4Fe-4S binding protein, which translates into the protein MAAPAVVGTTKAPPAKPTKPAKVKGRPGSGIEARLSIRILVWVRRVSQAGFLSLFLYFLFQTAFRGSFASAETAVRLPLPVEAYLLADPFVAAMTLLSTHTVYRGLAWSVGLLAVTLVFGRVFCGWICPFGTLHHFFGWIFPSRYLRGNKRVESNKTAPRQQVKYYLLYAFLAASVAGSAIGGLFDPICVAVRAIGLGVVPALQYIMGVASVAAGQAGVRPVQGATDAAQDFLAQTVWQSKQFYFHQTWFIGILLVAILFMNRVIPRFWCRVLCPLGAFLGVFARFALFGMEKDHAKCTDCNLCIVHCQGADSPQGGVKWRQDECHMCLNCENACPEDVIKFRFLPSRKSTISKPDTGRRTAIASAAAGAVVIPAMRIADVIDANYDHRVIRPPGSVEEREFLERCIRCAECMKVCPNNALHPAFFEAGVEGIWTPILIPRIGYCEHSCVLCGQVCPTGAIQKITEDQKLGIGQKPVSIGTAFYDQGRCLPWGMATPCIVCEEFCPTSPKAIWVEEVDIPKRLPMAGEDGKEPGMTTVHVQRPHVDPSLCIGCGACEKVCPVQDKPAVYVTNVGETRSKTNVILLEDTNYNRPG
- a CDS encoding DUF362 domain-containing protein — its product is MRNISRREMIERLAAVGLVLGGAGALAKMRFDRGSITEGPSKDRPQTRDYRLKDALAKLPTLVIAKNEAEPEALVRKAIAALGGMNRFISRGDIVVVKPNIGWDRTPIHAANTNPRVVAEVVKLAYDAGAKRVVVTDASCNEPNRCFQRSGIWKAAYDVGAEVVLPAAHRFRGMRLKGEVLDEWPVYTPLINADKVINVPIAKHHNLSKYTAAMKNWYGSLGGRRNRLHQNIDVSIADLATFMQPTLTIVDAWRVLVRNGPQGGNIADAKEMRMLLASTDQVAVDAYGCQLVGRTPEEIPYLRMAHERGLGTMHWKDVPWVEV
- a CDS encoding serine/threonine protein kinase, which translates into the protein MKSSNLRATVTVHAYAVTVVDDSQRAGALPHESASPPSVVIMPTIDDVVGGVYRLKRLLGAGMFGKVYVAQREDVPEHQVALKILPRSHFAGRNVERELVMLATVGHPNVVQMKDHGTTPEYVWLTMPVYRGETLAERLERGPLGLREAHDVVLAIARGLEALHAAGLRHQDIKPDNIFLATFGGRVHPILLDLGVAAEREGTFVAGTALYASPEQLAAMKGNPGDLPISEKMDTYCLAATLLVSLVGEDRYPGASANTMDDLERALDVRAKHPLPEGALPEVRGEARGMIDRALTRWLSHDPRERPAMSELAEELDVLLEPERAITRAEERQRQKQRAALQAFRVSAGALLLLAAAGAVVAFSKRETFKLATELERARAEGARRFDQIEICNASYKTAMSDVDKCKASWGKDKKLCDEQLDAQMKLCESGSELDCAIEIKKLRDQGAARLQTCEETTEKAETEWKRREAEWDKQRVALGNERDEQKALAEKRAEELKKLTEERDRGVAEQKACSDEREKLRAEMKPSGSGATLPAASASVSPPPALTSLASVGPPPPPPPPPPPPPPPPPPPPPPAPPTP
- a CDS encoding universal stress protein; this encodes MTTGANEKLLVPIDFEAASAKALALAKDLAARLGGQVVLVHAYQLPVYTYPGLEPTLLPGFHTEVAAAAQRAVEQLAQQEGVSAVLRQGDPATEVLAAAEELGATMIVMGTHGRTGVAHLILGSVAEKIVRKSSVPVVTVRAD
- a CDS encoding CDP-alcohol phosphatidyltransferase family protein, yielding MPQYRVADLGLLPNVLSALRLPLAVVFPFVVDDVRAALAVLFAAALTDVLDGWLARRRGQLTAVGAVVDPIADKVFAVTVVVTLLYTRRMPAWAPLALLSREILEAPLLAWVLVSRRFRGARRAGARANVPGKLATCVQFVAVVTAITAPHLVEGALVASACVGTLAGVSYWTREIERARRLAGGSPRGT
- a CDS encoding DUF4349 domain-containing protein, giving the protein MRPKAIFALSSVILGLLPACSAGAQARSYAAPARSMGDMSMAVAREESNEDALTASGGEEDGISLASTPGGGLALGLHLAEGNAAPAPPPPPPAGSKKDQAPPKEAPGTQTAPSSEPTGKKLEGDGTVAVMRAPMLVYTARVNMAVYEVKSSLGEVESLARSLGGFLARRNDQSITIRVPATRFDEAIRRIEKLGDMLSRDVQVEDVTEEFHDTEIRLKNARAVRERLEQLLAKATKVEESIQIEKELERVAETIDRLEGRMKFLRDRAAFSTITVTFQPQSSAELGKRRFNLPVPWIYELGLGRLLSL
- a CDS encoding serine/threonine protein kinase — its product is MRSRFDSIALLALLFVSACRPFEPATPPGFVELEDRYGRAEYRATTADGVVIGIRAFDNDPKGERAFWVRAVENRTRDMGGYALLEKREVKDRAGLTGTQLRFGHDEGDEPYLYYLTIFVTDDRVFILEAGGARPQMQRLAEQIDWSVKNFLHH